A stretch of Mya arenaria isolate MELC-2E11 chromosome 14, ASM2691426v1 DNA encodes these proteins:
- the LOC128215796 gene encoding uncharacterized protein LOC128215796 yields METEDQEESDWQPVKPQTLIQGLKCPVCWDYFVNPHTLPCGHTFCVRCLQSLARLTRSSRTRTPLDRLRLRCPSCRRNALARPFLRRRASVNYAIKGLVDEWFNSPYFSGSVDFIQLRSVSCQTEHDVVNEAIDDVKEEVKEDDPDKSITLLSSRTDVISSTEFRQVLFHRIGSKASIDSERKGQLHVEETPSDDVDNAVSDVTATSSDESEESENEIAELFGDIQVVNVEHAPFRRLRRFDVASIANVLKLFFGEIKHIFIAIRSSRSRTLLTIFWFLYGGLIVSISRIFLPWMAFYTLIYFVIIYAEITPP; encoded by the exons ATGGAGACGGAGGACCAGGAGGAGAGCGACTGGCAGCCGGTGAAGCCGCAAACGCTCATTCAGGGTCTTAAGTGCCCAGTATGCTGGGATTACTTTGTAAACCCGCACACGCTGCCGTGTGGGCATACATTCTGTGTCAG ATGCCTTCAGAGCCTGGCGCGGCTCACCCGTAGCTCCAGGACACGGACGCCCTTGGACCGCCTGCGCCTCCGTTGTCCCTCCTGTCGAAGGAACGCTCTGGCCCGCCCCTTCCTCCGGCGCCGGGCGTCCGTCAACTACGCAATCAAAGGTCTCGTCGACGAGTGGTTCAACTCGCCATATTTC TCTGGCAGCGTTGATTTTATCCAGCTAAGGTCAGTCAGTTGCCAAACAGAACATGATGTCGTAAATGAGGCCATAGATGACGTCAAAGAGGAGGTCAAAGAAGACGATCCTGACAAAAGCATAACGTTGCTAAGCAGCAGGACTGACGTCATTTCGTCGACAGAGTTTCGTCAAGTACTTTTTCATAGAATCGGATCGAAAGCGAGTATAGACAGTGAAAGAAAAGGACAACTGCACGTTGAAGAGACGCCATCAGATGACGTCGATAACGCCGTTTCTGACGTCACGGCGACGTCAAGCGATGAATCTGAAGAGTCGGAAAATGAGATAGCAGAGTTATTCGGGGACATACAAGTTGTGAACGTTGAACACGCGCCCTTCAGACGTTTACGGCGTTTTGACGTCGCGTCCATAGCAAACGTTCTGAAGCTTTTCTTTGGAGAAATTAAGCACATTTTCATAGCAATTCGATCTTCAAGAAGTCGGACACTATTGACAATATTTTGGTTTCTGTACGGAGGACTAATAGTCAGCATTTCGAGAATTTTTCTACCATGGATGGCGTTCTATACCCTTATTTACTTTGTCATCATTTATGCAGAAATTACCCCGCCATAA